A region from the Halosolutus gelatinilyticus genome encodes:
- a CDS encoding V-type ATP synthase subunit F — MSQEIAVVGSPEFTTGFRLAGVRRFENVGDADKDAELDDAVTEVLDDEGVGIVIMHDDDLDYLSRNVRQTVETSVEPVVVTIGSGTGGGGLREQIKRAIGIDLMDEESE, encoded by the coding sequence ATGAGCCAGGAAATCGCAGTCGTCGGCAGTCCGGAGTTCACGACCGGCTTCCGCCTCGCGGGCGTGCGCCGGTTCGAGAACGTCGGGGACGCCGACAAGGACGCGGAACTCGACGACGCCGTCACCGAGGTGCTCGATGACGAGGGCGTCGGCATCGTCATCATGCACGACGATGACCTCGACTACCTGTCGCGGAACGTGCGCCAGACCGTCGAGACGAGCGTCGAGCCAGTCGTCGTCACCATCGGCAGCGGCACCGGTGGCGGCGGCCTGCGCGAGCAGATCAAACGTGCGATCGGTATCGACCTGATGGACGAGGAAAGCGAGTGA
- a CDS encoding ATP synthase subunit A, translating to MSQAEETETVDRDGVIQSVSGPVVTAADLDARMNDVVYVGDEGLMGEVIEIEGNLTTIQVYEETSGVGPGEPVENTGEPLSVDLGPGMLNSIYDGVQRPLDELEEKMGSAFLDRGVDAPGIDLEKEWEFTPTASEGDAVEPGDVIGEVPETESITHKVMVPPDYEGGEITSIEEGEFTVEEVVTELDSGEEITMYQEWPVRQARPAAEKETPTIPLVSGQRILDGLFPIAKGGTAAIPGPFGSGKTVTQHQLAKWADADIVVYVGCGERGNEMTEVIEDFPELEDPKTGKPLMSRTCLIANTSNMPVAARESCIYTGITIAEYYRDMGYDVALMADSTSRWAEAMREISSRLEEMPGEEGYPAYLAAALSEFYERAGLFQLINGDQGSISVIGAVSPPGGDFSEPVTQNTLRIVKTFWALDADLAERRHFPSINWNESYSLYRQQLDPWFRENVAEDWPEVRQWAVDVLDEEDELQEIVQLVGKDALPEDQQLTLEVARYLREAWLQQNAFHDVDTYCEPEKTYRMLGAIRTFNDEAFEALEAGVPVEEIADVDAAPRLNRMGTAEDYHEFIDELESDLKDQIRALY from the coding sequence ATGAGCCAGGCAGAAGAAACCGAAACCGTCGATCGAGACGGTGTAATTCAGAGCGTGAGCGGTCCCGTCGTGACCGCCGCGGACCTCGACGCCCGGATGAACGACGTCGTCTACGTCGGCGACGAAGGGCTGATGGGCGAGGTCATCGAGATCGAAGGGAACCTGACCACGATTCAGGTGTACGAAGAGACCTCCGGAGTCGGCCCGGGCGAGCCCGTCGAGAACACGGGCGAACCCCTCTCCGTCGACCTCGGCCCCGGGATGCTGAACTCCATCTACGACGGCGTGCAGCGCCCGCTGGACGAGCTCGAGGAGAAGATGGGGTCCGCGTTCTTAGACCGCGGGGTCGACGCGCCGGGCATCGACCTCGAGAAGGAGTGGGAGTTCACCCCGACCGCGTCTGAGGGCGACGCCGTCGAACCCGGCGACGTCATCGGCGAGGTCCCAGAGACCGAGAGCATCACCCACAAGGTGATGGTGCCGCCGGACTACGAGGGCGGCGAGATCACGTCGATCGAGGAAGGCGAGTTCACGGTCGAGGAGGTCGTCACCGAACTCGACTCCGGCGAGGAGATCACGATGTACCAGGAATGGCCCGTTCGCCAGGCCCGTCCCGCGGCCGAGAAGGAGACGCCAACGATCCCCCTGGTGTCGGGCCAGCGGATCCTCGACGGCCTCTTCCCGATCGCCAAGGGCGGTACCGCGGCGATCCCCGGCCCGTTCGGCTCGGGGAAGACGGTCACCCAGCACCAGCTCGCGAAGTGGGCCGACGCGGACATCGTCGTCTACGTCGGCTGCGGCGAGCGCGGCAACGAGATGACCGAGGTCATCGAGGACTTCCCGGAACTGGAAGACCCCAAGACCGGGAAGCCGCTCATGTCCCGGACGTGCCTCATCGCGAACACGTCCAACATGCCCGTCGCCGCCCGCGAGTCCTGCATTTACACGGGCATCACGATCGCGGAGTACTACCGCGACATGGGTTACGACGTCGCACTGATGGCCGACTCCACCTCACGGTGGGCGGAGGCCATGCGCGAGATCTCGAGCCGCCTCGAGGAGATGCCCGGCGAAGAAGGGTATCCCGCGTATCTGGCGGCCGCGCTCTCCGAATTCTACGAGCGCGCCGGTCTGTTCCAGCTGATCAACGGCGACCAGGGATCGATCTCGGTCATCGGCGCGGTCTCGCCGCCGGGCGGCGACTTCTCCGAGCCGGTCACCCAGAACACGCTGCGCATCGTCAAGACGTTCTGGGCGCTGGACGCCGACCTCGCCGAGCGTCGGCACTTCCCGTCGATTAACTGGAACGAGTCGTACTCGCTGTACCGCCAGCAGCTCGACCCGTGGTTCCGCGAGAACGTCGCGGAAGACTGGCCCGAGGTTCGCCAGTGGGCGGTCGACGTGTTAGACGAGGAGGACGAACTCCAGGAGATCGTTCAGCTCGTCGGCAAGGACGCGCTGCCGGAGGACCAGCAGCTCACGCTCGAAGTCGCGCGCTACCTGCGCGAGGCGTGGCTCCAGCAGAACGCGTTCCACGACGTCGACACCTACTGCGAACCCGAGAAGACCTACCGGATGCTCGGCGCGATCCGGACGTTCAACGACGAGGCGTTCGAGGCGCTCGAGGCCGGCGTCCCGGTCGAGGAGATCGCGGACGTCGACGCCGCGCCGCGGCTCAACCGGATGGGTACCGCCGAGGACTACCACGAGTTCATCGACGAACTCGAATCGGACCTCAAAGACCAGATCAGAGCGCTGTACTAA
- a CDS encoding ATP synthase subunit B translates to MKEYQTITEVSGPLVFAEVDEPVGYDEIVEIETPDGRTLRGQVLESSEGLVSIQVFEGTGGIDRNASVRFLGETMKMPVTEDLLGRVLDGSGNPIDGGPEIVPEDRIDIVGEAINPYSREYPEEFIQTGVSAIDGMNTLVRGQKLPIFSGSGLPHNELALQIARQATVPEEEEGNDEEGSEFAVIFGAMGITQEEANEFMQDFERTGALERSVVFMNLADDPAVERTVTPRLALTTAEYLAFEKDYHVLVILTDITNYCEALREIGAAREEVPGRRGYPGYMYTDLAQLYERAGRIDGREGSVTQIPILSMPGDDDTHPIPDLTGYITEGQIVMDRSLNSQGFEPPINVSPSLSRLMDDGIGEGLTRGDHGDVADQLFAAYAEGKDLRDLVNIVGREALSERDNKYLDFADRFESEFVDQGFDTNRTIEETLEIGWDLLSMLPEEELNRIGEDLIAEHYREEEVEAVQAD, encoded by the coding sequence ATGAAAGAGTACCAGACAATCACGGAAGTCAGCGGTCCGCTGGTGTTCGCCGAGGTCGACGAACCCGTTGGCTACGACGAGATCGTCGAGATCGAAACGCCGGACGGCAGAACCCTGCGCGGACAGGTGCTTGAATCGAGCGAAGGGCTCGTCTCGATCCAGGTCTTCGAAGGGACCGGCGGCATCGACCGCAACGCGTCCGTTCGCTTCCTGGGCGAGACGATGAAGATGCCCGTCACCGAGGATCTGCTCGGACGGGTCCTCGACGGTTCCGGGAACCCGATCGACGGCGGCCCGGAGATCGTTCCCGAGGATCGCATCGACATCGTCGGCGAGGCGATCAACCCCTACTCCCGGGAGTACCCCGAAGAGTTCATCCAGACCGGCGTGTCGGCGATCGACGGCATGAACACGCTGGTTCGCGGCCAGAAGCTGCCGATCTTCTCTGGATCGGGACTTCCACACAACGAACTGGCGCTGCAGATCGCCCGCCAGGCGACAGTGCCGGAAGAGGAGGAAGGCAACGACGAGGAGGGCTCGGAGTTCGCGGTCATCTTCGGCGCGATGGGGATCACCCAGGAGGAGGCCAACGAGTTCATGCAGGACTTCGAGCGCACGGGCGCGCTCGAGCGCTCCGTCGTCTTCATGAACCTCGCGGACGACCCCGCCGTCGAGCGGACGGTCACACCGCGACTCGCGCTCACCACGGCCGAGTACCTCGCCTTCGAGAAGGACTACCACGTCCTCGTCATCCTTACGGACATCACGAACTACTGTGAAGCGCTGCGCGAGATCGGTGCGGCGCGCGAGGAGGTGCCGGGTCGCCGCGGCTACCCCGGGTACATGTACACCGACTTGGCCCAGCTCTACGAGCGCGCGGGCCGGATCGACGGCCGCGAGGGATCGGTCACCCAGATTCCGATCCTCTCGATGCCCGGCGACGACGACACGCACCCGATCCCCGACCTGACCGGCTACATCACGGAGGGGCAGATCGTGATGGACCGCTCGCTCAACTCGCAGGGCTTCGAGCCGCCGATCAACGTCTCGCCCAGCCTCTCGCGGCTGATGGACGACGGGATCGGCGAGGGTCTGACCCGCGGCGACCACGGCGACGTCGCCGACCAGCTGTTCGCCGCGTACGCGGAGGGGAAAGACCTCCGCGACCTCGTGAACATCGTCGGCCGCGAGGCGCTCTCCGAGCGCGACAACAAGTACCTGGACTTCGCCGACCGCTTCGAGAGCGAGTTCGTCGACCAGGGCTTCGACACGAACCGCACGATCGAGGAAACCCTCGAAATCGGCTGGGACCTCCTTTCGATGCTGCCCGAAGAGGAACTCAACCGCATCGGCGAGGACCTGATCGCCGAACACTACCGCGAAGAGGAAGTCGAAGCCGTCCAGGCCGACTGA
- a CDS encoding zinc ribbon domain-containing protein: MKDDDRGCPKCDHTETEIDEISTTGTGLSKLFDIQNRRFMVISCTNCGYSELYRGQSKGDMVDLFFG; encoded by the coding sequence ATGAAAGACGACGATCGCGGCTGCCCGAAGTGCGACCACACCGAAACCGAGATCGATGAGATTTCGACGACCGGAACGGGGCTGTCGAAGCTGTTCGACATCCAGAACCGTCGGTTCATGGTGATCAGTTGCACGAACTGCGGCTACTCCGAACTCTACCGCGGGCAGTCGAAGGGGGACATGGTCGATCTCTTCTTTGGTTGA
- a CDS encoding V-type ATP synthase subunit D, whose protein sequence is MAKDVKPTRKNLMEIEDRIELSERGHGTLEKKRDGLIMEFMDILDKAQDVRGDLADDYEEAQKKINMARAMEGDVAVRGAAAALQEHPEITTESKNIMGVVVPQIESSRVSKSLDQRGYGIMGTSARIDEAAEAYEDLLESIILAAEVETAMKKMLREIETTKRRVNALEFKLLPDLYESQEYIEQKLEEQEREETFRLKKIKDKKEQEEKEERLEREAEAEADEADAENETPDEGGMEQSTAGGVPGGD, encoded by the coding sequence ATGGCCAAGGACGTCAAACCCACCCGCAAGAATTTGATGGAGATCGAGGATCGCATCGAACTCTCCGAGCGCGGGCACGGGACCTTAGAGAAGAAGCGGGACGGGCTGATCATGGAGTTCATGGACATCCTGGACAAGGCCCAGGACGTCCGCGGAGACCTCGCCGACGACTACGAGGAGGCCCAGAAGAAGATCAATATGGCCCGGGCCATGGAGGGCGACGTCGCGGTTCGCGGGGCCGCGGCGGCGCTGCAAGAACACCCCGAGATCACCACCGAGTCGAAGAACATCATGGGCGTCGTCGTCCCGCAGATCGAGTCCTCGCGCGTCTCCAAGAGCTTAGACCAGCGCGGCTACGGGATCATGGGCACCTCCGCGCGAATCGACGAAGCCGCGGAAGCGTACGAAGACCTCCTCGAAAGCATCATCCTCGCCGCCGAAGTCGAGACGGCGATGAAAAAAATGCTCCGCGAGATCGAGACCACCAAGCGCCGCGTTAACGCCCTGGAGTTCAAACTGCTGCCCGACCTCTACGAGAGCCAGGAGTACATCGAGCAGAAACTCGAAGAACAGGAGCGCGAGGAGACGTTCCGGCTGAAGAAGATCAAGGACAAGAAAGAACAGGAGGAGAAGGAAGAACGCCTCGAGCGGGAAGCGGAGGCGGAAGCCGACGAGGCGGACGCCGAGAACGAGACCCCGGACGAAGGGGGGATGGAGCAGTCGACAGCG